DNA from Chiloscyllium plagiosum isolate BGI_BamShark_2017 unplaced genomic scaffold, ASM401019v2 scaf_66986, whole genome shotgun sequence:
CTGAATTCGAAAGAATGTAGAGCAGCGGCAATAATTTAAAGAAACGATCTCTGACATTTACATGTGCACAAAAAGTGAAAGAGCACTTCGTTTCTCTAATCTAAATTGCTTTTCTGTTAGTTTTTTTAACCTTCTATTGATACAAGACGCGTTTGTCATGAAAAGTGTCATTTTTGATCTGTTGTCACTACTCCAAGTGGATGCCAATATTGTCCTGATTGTCATAAAGGGTTTACTAAAAATTAATTCCAAAATTTATGATCTTTACTTTTGTATTGAGCGACCAGAAACATGAGACCTGTTCGTGTGTCTATCGAACTATTTGTGAATCGAAAATGAagggagattttttttctttatgtttcCGAGCAGACTTCACTGCATCAGACACAGCTCCTGTACAATTGTATCAGACCTGTACTGCCTGTTTATTACTGTGCACTTGCGGTTTTCATGATTTTTCAGAAGCAGTAAAAAGATTCCGTAATTTGCTTCCAACTGAGCAGTTTGAAACTTCCCTGGTGatacaaaattaaaattgattgcatatatatctatatatatatatataattgaaCAGCCATGATATCAGAACCAGTTCCAGTGGACCGTCACTTCTGCAAAGTGGACAATTTACTTTTAACACAGgctttctgttttctgtcagtttCTGCTTCTCGACCATTTCGGGTTCTCAAACAGTTCGCCAGATTCTAGTAATTCCCTTTGTTCATATCATGCATCCTGCTCGTTTCGGCAATCACAGGACACACCAGCGATATGAACAATCTAACAATCTGGATATCTGTTATTGTTTGAACAGAACACAAGGAGCTGCGGCTGGTGAATGGAAAGCATCGCTGTGAGGGAAGAGTGGAGGTGTTCTACAATGGGACCTGGGGAACAGTGTGTTCAGACACATTGGATCCACACGTTGCCAAAGTGATTTGTAAACAGCTGCACTGTGGTGCGTTCCAGTATGTTGAGTACGACGCTCAGTCATTCGGAGCAGGAACGGGAACTATTTGGCTCGATGAGATGGAGTGTCTGTCACACGAGTCGACACTGTGGCAATGTCACACAGATCCGTGGGGTCAACACGACTGTCAACACCGGGAAGATGCTGGTGTAGTTTGTTCAGGTAACATGACAAGCCTTCTCAATGTTCGGGTGTCATTTCAAACATGAATTTCCAATAGACTGAGCATCTTTCTCCTTCCAACAGAGAGCAATGTGACAAAGGAGCAGTCCCTCAGTTCAACTTACTGCCTTCAACAATTAGGTGCGTCTTCTTTCTCTATGTGCGAATTCTTGGAGATTCTGCTTTGTACTGCATTCAATAATAATCAGTTCTGTACCACAGATACGCAAGACAGTGTGCACTTGCATGGAGGAAGCAGCAACTGTTCTGGAAGAGTGGAAATCATGTGCGATAAACGCTGGGGAACGTTGTGTGGCAATTCCTGGGATATAACTGATGCTAATGTTGTCTGCAGAGAGCTGGGATGTGGCTTCGCTCTATCAGCCCGAGATGAGGCCGCTCTCTCCCAGGAGAAAGATGTTATCTGGCAGAATGATGTGAAGTGTAAGGGAAGAGAATTCTCTCTGTTGGACTGTATCTCCGCAGCTCCAGCTAACAGCAAGTGTAACCACAAGGAAATTGCCAGCGTAAAGTGCTCTGGTAAGATTGATGCTGACTGACGTGCGccattaatgttaaaaatcaggGCAACTATTTGATTTCCTTCATAATTATTCGTACTTTGTGCTCCACAGGATCCGAGTTGGTGACGGTCTCCCCTTCACCTCCACCTGCGGGTATTTATGACTGATATTATTATTAGTATTTGTGTTCGCGTTACTTTCCTGAAAAGTGACATTGATGTTGTTGGCATTTTCACGATTTGGAAGCTAGTGTCATTGTTTCCTTAATGATGATTATTTACAATTTTCCATGGCAGACCTTAACTATGCTAAACCCATTTGTACTCCCTCCTTTAAGGGCAGGAAAGCCCGTCTATTTCCATGCCTGTTGTCGTCTGTTCATTTTTGGGAGTCTTGTTAATCTGTGAGTTGGTCGCATTACTGGTGGTCATGCaaagaaaattgcaaatgaaAGGTAAGCATTATATCTACCAACTGAGATAACACTGCGTCACTTTCACTGTTGCATACGTTCTCGGGGCTGTACGTTTTTATTGCACTTTTCGAGCATTTGACTGAGATGATCACGATTGTGCGGCACTTCTTGGCTGTCTGTTTTCTTCGAGGGACTTTGCCCAATGAAATGCGAAGTTTTAATAAACACTCAGATAAATGCATCAAATCTGTAAATAGCAGTTAAAAGAATATTCTAACTGTGTGAAGTATGCATCAAGTCGCTCAATATATTTGGAGAGAAACTGAATTAACTTATAATGTGGAGTTGCTACAGTCATTATCATTGGGAAAGAAATATAATGACTGCACTTTCTTATCTTTCAGTTAACATATACATGACATTCCAGAGCAGGTCAATGATGGCAGCAATATGTCTCCGTTTCATTGAGTTATTTGCAGACTGCCTCTAAATATTTCTTCATTAGTTACTATTATTTATGGTTCTTCAGTGTCTGGGTGCTGCTACCACAACCCAAGATCATTGAGATGATTAAGGGTCCTTTTAAGGGAACTTCCAGTTAGGCAACAATTGGCTTCCTCTGACTGAGCAAATGATACTTCTGTACTTTGCACAATAATTTAAAAGCGTTTGCTTGGGGACCATTTTCCACGAGTTGGCAATGAAAATCAACACTAATAACAATCATTTTCTATCCTTTCACATGCTCTTAATTTTCCTTTACATATAGCCAGAAAAACTAGGCACTTAGTCTATCACGATCAATGTCATCAAGGTGCACCTTATTTCATTCGTCTCacgtttttgtttttaactaattGTCATAATTATGCAATTGTTTAATGAAATTAGTCCAATTCTAACAACATTATTATCAACCTTGTTTGTTAGCAACACGGTATGTTGAACATTAATTTGTAATCTCCTCAATGGtatcaagtcttttttaaaaatataggttATTAGCATTTTCGTTTTTTCATTGCATTAAAGAGTTTCATTTTCTGCACTCAACATCTTCACTCACACGCACCATTGCGAGCTGAGAATTTTCTTGAATAGATATTGAACCAGCAAAATTAGAACAAAACACCCAAATTTATACCAACAAGAACATCTCGCTCTTTCTGTTTAACATACCAGGTTCGGTAACTGATGTGACATGGAAATTACTCATGGCCTGTTCACTTGTTTTTCCAAGATGTTCTC
Protein-coding regions in this window:
- the LOC122546081 gene encoding scavenger receptor cysteine-rich type 1 protein M130-like — its product is CNCFTDHFQLRLSDGGSPCAGRVEIYYNGIWGSVCDDSWDVVDAEVVCKQLGCGKALDMTLPSSSGPGSGHIWWKDVKCFGNESFLWECPSVPLGHQDDCSHKEDVRIMCSEHKELRLVNGKHRCEGRVEVFYNGTWGTVCSDTLDPHVAKVICKQLHCGAFQYVEYDAQSFGAGTGTIWLDEMECLSHESTLWQCHTDPWGQHDCQHREDAGVVCSESNVTKEQSLSSTYCLQQLDTQDSVHLHGGSSNCSGRVEIMCDKRWGTLCGNSWDITDANVVCRELGCGFALSARDEAALSQEKDVIWQNDVKCKGREFSLLDCISAAPANSKCNHKEIASVKCSGSELVTVSPSPPPAGQESPSISMPVVVCSFLGVLLICELVALLVVMQRKLQMKELFLGGRGSRLGLYQGIYEEIENIPPGKRTDHKHGPEIYASIDSLNRIEYYTSHNLTDNNPGSENLEVKSNSIPGVYSITFCQLIFVLHPLSCPKRNDFNPHKVV